The genomic window GTCGTAACAAGGTAACTGTAGGGGAACCTGCGGTTGGATCACCTCCTTATAATAAATTACACTTTAATTTTTTAAAGTGCCCACAATAATTATTGTGTACTTAAATAGGCTTGTAGCTCAGCTGGTTAGAGCGCACCCCTGATAAGGGTGAGGTCGGTGGTTCAAGTCCACTCAGGCCTATAATTTATGGGGCTGTAGCTCAGCTGGGAGAGCGCCTGCCTTGCACGCAGGAGGTCAGCGGTTCAATCCCGCTTAGCTCCAAGCAACGGTTATTTTATTTTATGAAAACAAAATATAGTAGAAAAATAGTAATAGATATTGAAACTACAGGAATGAATAAAGTAGATAAAATTTATAAAAATCATAAAATTATTGAAATTGGAGCTATTGAAATTATAGATAGAAGTATTACATCCAATACTTTTCATAAATATCTTAACCCAAATCAAGAAGTAAGTGATGAAGCATTCAAGATACACGGTATTTCAAATTCATTTTTAAAAAATAAACCAATTTTTCTTGATATTTATGATGAATTTATTAATTATATAAAAAATTCAGAAATTGTTGTTCATAATGAAGGATTTGATATTAGTTTTTTAGATTATGAAATAAAAAATATTAATAATAAATTTAAAAAAATATCTAAAATATGTAATATAATTGATACACTTAAAATAGCAAGGGATTTGTTTCCTGGAAAAAAAAACAACTTAGATGCTTTATGTAAGAGATATAATGTTCTAAATGTAAATAGAAAATTACATAGTGCTTTAAATGATTCGAAATTATTATCTGAAATATATTTAAGAATGACAAGAGTTCAGAAAAATATTGATTTTAGTCACAATATAAAAAATGAGTTTTTATTAATTAACAATAATGATTTTGATAAAAAATTAAAAGTTCTAAAAACAAGTTTACAAGAGAAAGAAAAACATATTGAATATTTGAACAATATGAAAAATTATCATAAATGTTTATGGATAAAATAGTATTAATAATTTATGATAAGTATTATTATTTGGTGCGATAGTTCAGTTGGTTAGAATATCGGCTTGTCACGCCGGGGGTCACGGGTTCGAGTCCCGTTCGCACCGTTTTTATAACATTAAAATATTTTAATATTTTATTTTATTTAAAACTTGTAAGGAATGTTATGAGTAAGAAACATATTGTGACATGGGATATGCTTCAAATATATACAAAAAAATTAGCTCATAAAGTACTTGCAATAAGACAATGGAAAGGTATTATTGCAGTTAGTAGAGGTGGACTAATTCCATCAGCGTTATTGGCTCGTGAGTTAAGTATTAGGTACGTTGATACAATTTGTATATCTAGTTATAACAATCGTTGTTTAAAAAAAATAAAAGTTATTAAAAAATCAGATATTTATGATGAAAATATTTTAATTATGGATGATTTAGTAGATACAGGTGGTACTGCTAAAATTATAAGGAAAATGTACCCAAAGGCATATTTTGTAACTATTTTTGCAAAACCAAGAGGTATATCATTGGTTGATGACTATATTATTGATATCCCTCAAGATATTTGGATTGAACAACCATGGGATATGGCAATATCTTATATTGAACCTTTAATTAAAGAAAAAAAAATTTTATAATTCA from Buchnera aphidicola (Panaphis juglandis) includes these protein-coding regions:
- the gpt gene encoding xanthine phosphoribosyltransferase: MSKKHIVTWDMLQIYTKKLAHKVLAIRQWKGIIAVSRGGLIPSALLARELSIRYVDTICISSYNNRCLKKIKVIKKSDIYDENILIMDDLVDTGGTAKIIRKMYPKAYFVTIFAKPRGISLVDDYIIDIPQDIWIEQPWDMAISYIEPLIKEKKIL
- the dnaQ gene encoding DNA polymerase III subunit epsilon → MKTKYSRKIVIDIETTGMNKVDKIYKNHKIIEIGAIEIIDRSITSNTFHKYLNPNQEVSDEAFKIHGISNSFLKNKPIFLDIYDEFINYIKNSEIVVHNEGFDISFLDYEIKNINNKFKKISKICNIIDTLKIARDLFPGKKNNLDALCKRYNVLNVNRKLHSALNDSKLLSEIYLRMTRVQKNIDFSHNIKNEFLLINNNDFDKKLKVLKTSLQEKEKHIEYLNNMKNYHKCLWIK